One Gymnogyps californianus isolate 813 chromosome 11, ASM1813914v2, whole genome shotgun sequence genomic window carries:
- the TM2D3 gene encoding TM2 domain-containing protein 3 isoform X1 — protein sequence MAALAGLGALRRLCSVALFLSQLYVLSGRAGSLMTTKHSQPQSTFAKSLTSTTTNTPYFKAAESTEIPSYVTKCPSNGLCSRLPPDCMTCNTNYSCIYGKPATFDCKVKPHVHCVDQSNHEQENFTINMTCQFCWQLATTDYVCTNSTNCMTVSCPRQRYNATCTVRDHIHCLGNRVFPKMLYCNWTGGYKWSTALALSITLGGFGADRFYLGQWREGLGKLFSFGGLGIWTLIDVLLIGVGYVGPADGSLYI from the exons ATGGCGGCGCTGGCCGGGCTGGGCGCCCTGCGGAGGCTCTGCAGCGTCGCGCTGTTCCTGTCCCAGCTCTACGTCCTGTCCGGCCGCG cAGGATCTTTGATGACCACAAAGCATTCACAGCCACAGTCTACATTTGCAAAAAGTCTGACTTCAACAACTACAAATACTCcttattttaaagcagcag AAAGTACAGAAATTCCATCTTACGTGACTAAATGTCCTAGCAACGGGCTTTGCAGTAGATTGCCACCGGACTGTATGACATGTAACACAAACTACTCCTGTATATATGGGAAGCCGGCCACTTTTGATTGCAAAGTCAAGCCACATGTTCATTGTGTT GATCAGAGTAACCATGAGCAGGAGAACTTTACAATTAACATGACGTGCCAGTTTTGCTGGCAGCTTGCAACAACTGATTATGTATGTACCAATTCTACAAACTGCATGACGGTTTCTTGTCCGCGACAACGATATAATGCCACTTGTACAGTACGGGATCATATTCATTGTCTAG GTAATCGTGTCTTTCCTAAGATGCTCTACTGCAACTGGACTGGAGGTTATAAGTGGTCTACTGCCTTGGCACTAAG CATCACCCTTGGTGGATTTGGTGCCGATCGTTTCTATTTGGGCCAGTGGCGGGAAGGTCTGGGAAAACTCTTCAGCTTTGGTGGACTTGGAATATGGACACTAATTGATGTGCTCCTGATAGGTGTTGGCTATGTGGGACCTGCAGATGGTTctctttatatttaa
- the TM2D3 gene encoding TM2 domain-containing protein 3 isoform X2, producing the protein MAALAGLGALRRLCSVALFLSQLYVLSGRGSLMTTKHSQPQSTFAKSLTSTTTNTPYFKAAESTEIPSYVTKCPSNGLCSRLPPDCMTCNTNYSCIYGKPATFDCKVKPHVHCVDQSNHEQENFTINMTCQFCWQLATTDYVCTNSTNCMTVSCPRQRYNATCTVRDHIHCLGNRVFPKMLYCNWTGGYKWSTALALSITLGGFGADRFYLGQWREGLGKLFSFGGLGIWTLIDVLLIGVGYVGPADGSLYI; encoded by the exons ATGGCGGCGCTGGCCGGGCTGGGCGCCCTGCGGAGGCTCTGCAGCGTCGCGCTGTTCCTGTCCCAGCTCTACGTCCTGTCCGGCCGCG GATCTTTGATGACCACAAAGCATTCACAGCCACAGTCTACATTTGCAAAAAGTCTGACTTCAACAACTACAAATACTCcttattttaaagcagcag AAAGTACAGAAATTCCATCTTACGTGACTAAATGTCCTAGCAACGGGCTTTGCAGTAGATTGCCACCGGACTGTATGACATGTAACACAAACTACTCCTGTATATATGGGAAGCCGGCCACTTTTGATTGCAAAGTCAAGCCACATGTTCATTGTGTT GATCAGAGTAACCATGAGCAGGAGAACTTTACAATTAACATGACGTGCCAGTTTTGCTGGCAGCTTGCAACAACTGATTATGTATGTACCAATTCTACAAACTGCATGACGGTTTCTTGTCCGCGACAACGATATAATGCCACTTGTACAGTACGGGATCATATTCATTGTCTAG GTAATCGTGTCTTTCCTAAGATGCTCTACTGCAACTGGACTGGAGGTTATAAGTGGTCTACTGCCTTGGCACTAAG CATCACCCTTGGTGGATTTGGTGCCGATCGTTTCTATTTGGGCCAGTGGCGGGAAGGTCTGGGAAAACTCTTCAGCTTTGGTGGACTTGGAATATGGACACTAATTGATGTGCTCCTGATAGGTGTTGGCTATGTGGGACCTGCAGATGGTTctctttatatttaa